The Dreissena polymorpha isolate Duluth1 chromosome 10, UMN_Dpol_1.0, whole genome shotgun sequence genome includes a region encoding these proteins:
- the LOC127848327 gene encoding uncharacterized protein LOC127848327 isoform X1: protein MQTMEEEREMSDVSTLPQFLYNQAVEGHECCDVTLQFGNTAMRAHWYVLVRCPFFEAMYKVKASERQTGIIQITEGTEDAITAAIEFLYTNQTRLELPNIEDVLHVANYLQIDDLVHLCGQFLRTSQLTPENCLPIYLIVKRCHFDLHENLLLYIKTHLQDIADSTQLCDISSDEMTDILANLDLCDIRQDAIIYFLSKWMSYDEEIRQLTFVKIFCELKLNLTDDDVCSFSSKYNFLQCSELCRKYMFRCIVVPSLFVFSEETVDVHSRYIWMLNVSCKQWTQLTALPVKLNNSFTTELFYALAQDSSKHFLYALKDQYNREAADSTFILIQTFKYDILLRTWTVENFKYEETDSSRGRVDIKSLVCVKNKLFLTVTPLTAWSQPKSLRCIVFQSNKEMCVQNYSLMTWRQSEEKLLDVKACTVGCRYVVVLWTTELVSYFRVLDVCKEEILTRVLQHDVIGKQLVMVETHNGVIVASKEKGICLQLNGDIQDTLIVESHPLPRSLIFGDESVELDDTALYHGCGFNAVAVYSSTSNKLFTYDFETRTVSYVSHLPFKIGSGSIFQRTALSAAFLD from the exons atg cAAACCATGGAAGAAGAGAGAGAGATGTCAGACGTGTCGACGTTGCCGCAGTTCTTATACAATCAAGCAGTAGAAGGACACGAGTGCTGTGACGTTACCTTACAGTTTGGAAACACG GCGATGAGAGCCCATTGGTATGTGTTGGTTCGATGCCCATTTTTTGAGGCCATGTACAAAGTCAAAGCAAGCGAGCGTCAAACCG GTATAATACAAATTACTGAAGGAACAGAGGACGCTATTACAGCAGCTATTGAGTTTTTGTACACGAACCAAACACGACTGGAACTGCCAAATATTGAAGACGTGTTGCACGTTGCAAACTATTTACAAATTGATGACCTTGTTCACTTGTGTGGGCAGTTTTTACGCACGTCACAGCTGACCCCCGAAAACTGCTTACCTATTTATTTGATTGTCAAACGTTGTCATTTTGATTTGCATGAAAACTTACTGCTTTATATAAAAACGCACTTACAAGATATTGCCGATTCGACCCAACTCTGCGATATTTCAAGTGATGAAATGACAGACATATTGGCGAATTTGGACTTATGTGATATTCGTCAAGACGCAATAATTTACTTTTTAAGTAAATGGATGAGCTACGATGAAGAAATTAGACAACTGacgtttgtaaaaatattttgtgaACTTAAACTTAACTTAACAGACGATGATGTGTGTAGCTTTTCATCGAAATATAACTTCCTTCAATGTTCTGAACTATGTCGGAAGTATATGTTTAGGTGCATTGTAGTGccttctttgtttgtgttttcagaAGAAACTGTGGACGTACACAGCCGGTATATCTGGATGCTAAATGTAAGTTGCAAACAATGGACGCAGCTTACGGCGCTACCAGTTAAACTAAACAATTCGTTTACGACAGAATTGTTCTATGCACTTGCACAAGATTCATCCAAACATTTCTTATATGCACTTAAAGACCAATATAACAGAGAAGCAGCGGATTCCACGTTTATTCTAATACAGACGTTCAAGTACGATATACTACTTAGAACTTGGACGGTAGAGAACTTTAAATATGAAGAAACCGACTCCAGTCGAGGTCGTGTAGACATTAAAAGTCTGGTgtgtgttaaaaataaacttttcttaaCTGTTACACCATTAACCGCTTGGTCGCAACCAAAGTCTTTAAGATGTATTGTGTTCCAATCTAATAAGGAAATGTGCGTTCAGAATTATTCATTAATGACATGGAGACAGTCAGAAGAAAAACTTCTTGATGTGAAAGCATGTACAGTCGGGTGTAGATATGTGGTCGTGTTATGGACGACAGAACTGGTGTCGTACTTTCGTGTGCTAGACGTTTGTAAAGAGGAGATCTTAACAAGGGTTTTACAACATGATGTAATCGGAAAACAATTGGTTATGGTTGAAACACACAATGGAGTAATCGTTGCTTCCAAGGAGAAAGGTATATGTTTGCAATTAAATGGGGATATTCAGGATACCTTGATTGTCGAAAGCCACCCTCTACCTAGATCATTAATATTTGGCGATGAATCTGTTGAGCTTGACGATACAGCCCTGTACCATGGCTGTGGATTTAATGCTGTAGCTGTGTACAGTTCAACATCTAACAAACTTTTCACGTATGACTTTGAAACACGGACAGTTTCTTATGTTTCACACTTGCCATTCAAGATCGGCAGCGGTTCTATTTTTCAAAGAACTGCGTTGTCTGCCGCTTTTCTCGACTAG
- the LOC127848327 gene encoding uncharacterized protein LOC127848327 isoform X2, translating into MEEEREMSDVSTLPQFLYNQAVEGHECCDVTLQFGNTAMRAHWYVLVRCPFFEAMYKVKASERQTGIIQITEGTEDAITAAIEFLYTNQTRLELPNIEDVLHVANYLQIDDLVHLCGQFLRTSQLTPENCLPIYLIVKRCHFDLHENLLLYIKTHLQDIADSTQLCDISSDEMTDILANLDLCDIRQDAIIYFLSKWMSYDEEIRQLTFVKIFCELKLNLTDDDVCSFSSKYNFLQCSELCRKYMFRCIVVPSLFVFSEETVDVHSRYIWMLNVSCKQWTQLTALPVKLNNSFTTELFYALAQDSSKHFLYALKDQYNREAADSTFILIQTFKYDILLRTWTVENFKYEETDSSRGRVDIKSLVCVKNKLFLTVTPLTAWSQPKSLRCIVFQSNKEMCVQNYSLMTWRQSEEKLLDVKACTVGCRYVVVLWTTELVSYFRVLDVCKEEILTRVLQHDVIGKQLVMVETHNGVIVASKEKGICLQLNGDIQDTLIVESHPLPRSLIFGDESVELDDTALYHGCGFNAVAVYSSTSNKLFTYDFETRTVSYVSHLPFKIGSGSIFQRTALSAAFLD; encoded by the exons ATGGAAGAAGAGAGAGAGATGTCAGACGTGTCGACGTTGCCGCAGTTCTTATACAATCAAGCAGTAGAAGGACACGAGTGCTGTGACGTTACCTTACAGTTTGGAAACACG GCGATGAGAGCCCATTGGTATGTGTTGGTTCGATGCCCATTTTTTGAGGCCATGTACAAAGTCAAAGCAAGCGAGCGTCAAACCG GTATAATACAAATTACTGAAGGAACAGAGGACGCTATTACAGCAGCTATTGAGTTTTTGTACACGAACCAAACACGACTGGAACTGCCAAATATTGAAGACGTGTTGCACGTTGCAAACTATTTACAAATTGATGACCTTGTTCACTTGTGTGGGCAGTTTTTACGCACGTCACAGCTGACCCCCGAAAACTGCTTACCTATTTATTTGATTGTCAAACGTTGTCATTTTGATTTGCATGAAAACTTACTGCTTTATATAAAAACGCACTTACAAGATATTGCCGATTCGACCCAACTCTGCGATATTTCAAGTGATGAAATGACAGACATATTGGCGAATTTGGACTTATGTGATATTCGTCAAGACGCAATAATTTACTTTTTAAGTAAATGGATGAGCTACGATGAAGAAATTAGACAACTGacgtttgtaaaaatattttgtgaACTTAAACTTAACTTAACAGACGATGATGTGTGTAGCTTTTCATCGAAATATAACTTCCTTCAATGTTCTGAACTATGTCGGAAGTATATGTTTAGGTGCATTGTAGTGccttctttgtttgtgttttcagaAGAAACTGTGGACGTACACAGCCGGTATATCTGGATGCTAAATGTAAGTTGCAAACAATGGACGCAGCTTACGGCGCTACCAGTTAAACTAAACAATTCGTTTACGACAGAATTGTTCTATGCACTTGCACAAGATTCATCCAAACATTTCTTATATGCACTTAAAGACCAATATAACAGAGAAGCAGCGGATTCCACGTTTATTCTAATACAGACGTTCAAGTACGATATACTACTTAGAACTTGGACGGTAGAGAACTTTAAATATGAAGAAACCGACTCCAGTCGAGGTCGTGTAGACATTAAAAGTCTGGTgtgtgttaaaaataaacttttcttaaCTGTTACACCATTAACCGCTTGGTCGCAACCAAAGTCTTTAAGATGTATTGTGTTCCAATCTAATAAGGAAATGTGCGTTCAGAATTATTCATTAATGACATGGAGACAGTCAGAAGAAAAACTTCTTGATGTGAAAGCATGTACAGTCGGGTGTAGATATGTGGTCGTGTTATGGACGACAGAACTGGTGTCGTACTTTCGTGTGCTAGACGTTTGTAAAGAGGAGATCTTAACAAGGGTTTTACAACATGATGTAATCGGAAAACAATTGGTTATGGTTGAAACACACAATGGAGTAATCGTTGCTTCCAAGGAGAAAGGTATATGTTTGCAATTAAATGGGGATATTCAGGATACCTTGATTGTCGAAAGCCACCCTCTACCTAGATCATTAATATTTGGCGATGAATCTGTTGAGCTTGACGATACAGCCCTGTACCATGGCTGTGGATTTAATGCTGTAGCTGTGTACAGTTCAACATCTAACAAACTTTTCACGTATGACTTTGAAACACGGACAGTTTCTTATGTTTCACACTTGCCATTCAAGATCGGCAGCGGTTCTATTTTTCAAAGAACTGCGTTGTCTGCCGCTTTTCTCGACTAG
- the LOC127848693 gene encoding uncharacterized protein LOC127848693: MRISLYSLGQNIVLQNRNKLCLDFTSNMYTIQKRNQSMSRCPSITECLYSQALENSQLCDVTLTFGEHVMGAHWGVLIQCPFFRAMFNSGMKEKQEDKIHISDEFDGGFEILLRYLYTCSATLNLSNVHGVLCAADYFGMNSLMELCEQYLSEVTLTIENCIDIYYIAKRFRLRFYNKLMEYLTENFLQILDFEDNGQYVTSEMMLEVADLMDKTDGSNNGLSQEMRFKYFRQWLNLNVHDRRNTFSSLFLKLHLEDTSHAFFKSLSSDYIQNFKECRDHYYKVSRASMLSAIKHDDTLCDAVLVVAEVYVNKTWSGRPMRCLFGYKIAVNKWALLGTIPNDLDHFCGDKRLIAVNEINNCIYVCGSKQYESTLDNFILSVQKLDIVSKSWSKCNFSVPKRLAVTSVLPDLISIKQIAFVERYFCFVAQMKTIWGTNIDNSIFLFGDSELFENVSLCKTGWSSEIDIKMSVVKNRYIVVLCTIIKQYENVKKGKLIIIDIITKKTKRRKILEQTLHYETDFYDDEEFMFVTKDGVIISKINSTFHKTLNVVNGHCSTVNDTIIPRTVLSVRETDTEEEEDDDDEEYFDFECGNGYNCLTFYNRTSECFSMYDFETKDVSKLPNLPYWIVPGSITHAKIPSYVLKCAIDCTHCLYEMRCTV, translated from the exons ATGAGGATATCGCTGTATAGCCTTGGTCAGAATATAGTTTTACAAAACAGAAATAAGCTATGTTTAGATTTTACTAGTAATATGTATACGATACAAAAAAGAAACCAAAGCATGTCGCGTTGCCCATCAATAACAGAGTGCTTGTACAGTCAAGCCCTGGAAAATTCCCAGTTGTGTGATGTTACTTTAACATTTGGTGAACATGTGATGGGGGCACATTGGGGTGTTCTAATTCAGTGTCCTTTCTTCCGCGCAATGTTTAACAGCGGAATGAAAGAGAAACAAGAAG ATAAAATTCATATCAGCGATGAATTCGATGGAGGATTCGAAATACTCCTTCGGTATCTCTATACCTGTTCTGCAACACTTAACCTTTCTAATGTGCATGGTGTTTTGTGTGCTGCAGATTACTTCGGTATGAATTCTTTAATGGAATTGTGTGAACAATACCTATCTGAAGTAACATTGACTATTGAGAACTGcattgatatatattatatagccAAAAGGTTTCGTTTAAGATTCTACAATAAACTGATGGAATATTTGACTGAAAACTTTCTTCAAATTCTTGATTTTGAAGACAATGGTCAATATGTTACAAGTGAAATGATGCTGGAAGTTGCGGATCTCATGGACAAGACAGACGGCAGCAACAACGGATTGAGTCAAGAAATGCGGTTCAAGTACTTTCGACAATGGTTAAATTTAAATGTCCATGATAGACGGAACACATTCTCGTCATTATTTCTGAAACTTCATTTGGAAGACACTTCTCATGCCTTCTTTAAATCTTTATCTAGTGACTACATACAAAACTTTAAAGAATGTCGCGATCACTACTATAAGGTTAGCCGTGCGTCTATGCTAAGTGCAATCAAGCATGATGATACTTTATGTGACGCAGTACTGGTTGTTGCAGAAGTATATGTGAACAAAACATGGTCTGGTCGACCGATGCGCTGCCTTTTTGGATATAAAATCGCCGTGAATAAATGGGCTCTCCTTGGCACAATTCCGAATGATTTGGACCATTTTTGTGGCGATAAAAGACTGATTGCTGTTAACGAAATAAATAACTGTATTTACGTGTGTGGCAGTAAACAATATGAAAGCACTTTGGATAATTTTATATTAAGCGTTCAAAAACTTGATATCGTTTCAAAATCTTGGTCCAAGTGTAATTTTAGTGTACCGAAACGTCTTGCTGTCACATCGGTACTACCTGATCTAATAAGTATTAAACAAATTGCCTTTGTTGAGAGATACTTTTGTTTCGTGGCACAAATGAAAACTATCTGGGGCACAAATATAGATAACAGCATATTTTTGTTTGGCGATTCTGAGTTATTTGAAAACGTCTCGTTGTGTAAAACAGGCTGGTCGTCAGAAATTGATATTAAAATGTCTGTAGTTAAAAACCGGTACATTGTTGTGCTatgtactataataaaacagtatGAAAATGTGAAGAAAGGAAAACTTATTATCATAGATATAATTACGAAGAAAACAAAACGTCGCAAAATACTTGAACAAACACTGCACTATGAAACTGACTTTTATGATGATGAGGAATTCATGTTTGTGACTAAAGACGGtgttataatttcaaaaataaacagcaCTTTTCATAAAACACTGAACGTGGTAAACGGTCATTGTTCAACTGTAAATGACACAATCATTCCTAGAACAGTGTTATCCGTTCGTGAAACTGacacagaagaagaagaagacgacgacgacgaagagtATTTTGATTTTGAATGTGGTAACGGGTATAATTGTTTGACATTTTATAACAGAACTTCTGAGTGTTTTTCCATGTATGACTTTGAAACCAAAGATGTTTCTAAGTTACCTAATTTACCTTACTGGATAGTTCCTGGCTCTATAACCCATGCTAAGATACCATCATATGTGCTCAAATGCGCAATAGATTGTACGCATTGTTTGTATGAAATGCGATGTACCGTGTAA